The Podospora pseudocomata strain CBS 415.72m chromosome 1 map unlocalized CBS415.72m_1, whole genome shotgun sequence genome has a segment encoding these proteins:
- a CDS encoding uncharacterized protein (COG:S; EggNog:ENOG503NVRD) — MSDQVLLPQVAYRPPSPQGRRRPARTLNPIMEEPEHSRDSFASRRRRNGPSVEKIEQWLSPMSDHFPTPRGMHFLAAPILPATPSVLSQATNESEPELDNDDVSSEASSSNPSFQWNHNSNNRESIMTDVTEFDDLYDVSDDEIRRKQRLQANGIGRQRSSTRSSRSSRNLKRSSRASLEFRRSLTPLVIPEEAQQAAKKVLSPIPPTPPSAVAMSPAIMSLMELRQRQDTPRVSAPPSLDGSINSEEMAAMSAPPTPVVGSEYGAGEEWSGVRLQPGALETLQALAGDESAFAEQPTQVIEVPQEMAQTRRQPPRIMTNLNRAPSAARLSLADLSKLEIPSPGGFFSELSSASRQTWHAEKNTEETDEGQPPTSTTAENFYKIPWSRDRVPPPPPRPLHLDNLPSAIIERVVEFPETQGQEDLPTAIRIEPTPVPLTAIRIPPTPRQSEATASETAVGEPSSPIVVTEIIAELDRDYVAKQEENVVSHAGRTQMWLMAQRAYLQGVAGFSDEAEEQESEASEHESEAEDKVEELKVEATEEVPLKKSKSVRFSALPLDNFPQPPKKLPPKLLRQESAYYRAFTDFTVRSCHTDAFVHRQPRFEALQAQRISLRDAHRNQLLGKYQLSVVPQSAKKRMSTNVVRGDDNLIDDPEKLRADKEADALSQMHMSAWHVAATKQLNGGRLVSAPVGKRLARQSTFAPGTGSNGLPRDRARILDLGGQGACDWAWHAALQFPNCKIYTVTTKAIRQLSNSNIRGPPNHRQVAVERLTKLPFADNQFDLISARELHAVLKMSGENGVDEWDACLAECMRVLKPGGYIEFNLLDADIINAGELGNAKAVEFGFALQTLGYDARPTKNFISRLDKAGFEDVRRAWVAMPVGPKKLPKPVVSVGREEAGGEEREVLRMEAVVSGSSDNIAAVTGLVAGWSWEKWLLRAEMERAAGELRLADTVTPGKAMKEAGKMIADVSAVVEEGRAKGSLFRCLKGYARKPVPKPKVEFADELNELDRSGSIRICLDTESLY, encoded by the coding sequence ATGTCCGACCAAGTTTTGCTGCCCCAGGTTGCGTACcggccaccctccccgcaGGGTCGGCGGAGGCCGGCGCGGACACTTAATCCTATAATGGAGGAGCCAGAGCACTCGAGAGACTCGTTCgcctcgaggaggagaaggaacgGGCCTTCGGTTGAGAAGATTGAACAGTGGCTTTCCCCCATGAGCGACCACTTCCCCACACCAAGAGGAATGCACTTTCTGGCCGCCCCGATCCTGCCAGCTACACCATCAGTCCTCTCCCAGGCAACTAACGAGAGCGAGCCCGAGCTCGATAATGACGACGTCAGCTCCGAagcttcatcatcaaacccaTCCTTCCAGTGgaaccacaacagcaacaaccgaGAGAGTATCATGACCGATGTCACCGAGTTTGATGATCTGTACGATGTGTCCGATGACGAGATCCGACGAAAGCAGCGTCTTCAGGCAAACGGTATCGGCCGGCAACGGAGCTCCACCCGGAGCTCAAGGAGTTCAAGGAACCTCAAGAGATCATCCAGGGCCTCCCTTGAGTTTCGCCGGTCATTGACCCCTCTTGTGATCCCAGAGGAAGCCCAGCAAGCCGCGAAGAAGGTTTTGTCGCCcatcccaccaacaccgccatccGCTGTTGCCATGTCACCAGCTATCATGTCACTTATGGAACTGAGGCAAAGACAAGATACTCCCCGCGTCTCTGCCCCACCATCTCTCGACGGCAGCATCAACTCGGAGGAAATGGCCGCCATGTCAGCACCACCCACTCCTGTGGTTGGTTCTGAGTATGGTGCCGGTGAGGAGTGGTCCGGAGTTCGTCTCCAGCCTGGTGCTCTCGAGACTCTCCAGGCCCTCGCTGGTGACGAATCAGCGTTTGCTGAGCAACCCACTCAGGTTATTGAGGTGCCACAAGAGATGGCTCAAACCCGCAGACAGCCTCCCCGCATCATGACCAACTTGAACCGGGCCCCATCAGCAGCCCGCCTGTCTCTTGCTGATCTCAGCAAGCTCGAGATTCCATCCCCAGGTGGCTTCTTTTCTGAGCTCTCGTCTGCCAGCCGGCAAACATGGCACGCTGAGAAGAACACCGAGGAAACCGATGAGGGCCAACCTCCTACTTCTACAACCGCTGAGAATTTTTACAAGATTCCATGGAGCCGCGACAGAgttcctcccccaccacccaggcCACTGCACCTCGACAACCTGCCATCAGCCATCATCGAGCGTGTTGTTGAGTTCCCCGAGACCCAGGGCCAGGAGGACCTCCCGACAGCCATTCGCATTGAGCCTACCCCAGTTCCTCTTACTGCTATTAGAATTCCACCCACTCCTAGACAGTCTGAGGCCACTGCTTCCGAGACCGCTGTTGGCGAGCCCAGCTCACCAATCGTTGTTACTGAGATCATTGCCGAGCTTGACCGTGACTATGTCGCCAAGCAAGAGGAGAATGTCGTCTCCCATGCTGGCCGCACCCAGATGTGGCTCATGGCTCAGCGCGCCTACCTTCAAGGTGTTGCCGGCTTCTCTGATGAGGCCGAGGAGCAAGAATCTGAGGCTTCTGAGCACGAgtccgaggccgaggacaaggtcgaggagctcaaggttgAGGCTACCGAAGAGGTGCCCCTGAAGAAGTCCAAGTCCGTCCGCTTCTCCGCCCTTCCCCTGGACAActtccctcaaccccccaagaAGCTCCCACCCAAGCTCCTCCGTCAGGAGTCGGCTTACTATCGCGCCTTCACCGACTTCACCGTCCGCTCCTGCCACACCGACGCCTTTGTCCACCGTCAGCCCCGCTTCGAGGCTCTTCAGGCCCAGCGCATTTCCCTCAGAGATGCCCACCgcaaccagctcctcggaAAGTACCAGCTCTCCGTCGTCCCTCAGTCCGCCAAGAAGCGCATGAGCACCAACGTTGTCCGCGGCGATGACAACCTCATTGACGACCCTGAGAAGCTCCGCGCCGACAAGGAAGCTGACGCCCTCAGCCAGATGCACATGTCCGCTTGGCacgtcgccgccaccaagcAGCTCAACGGTGGCAGGCTTGTTTCTGCTCCCGTCGGCAAGCGCCTCGCTCGTCAGTCCACCTTTGCCCCTGGCACAGGCAGCAATGGCCTCCCCCGTGACCGGGCTAGAATCCTTGATCTCGGCGGCCAGGGCGCCTGCGACTGGGCCTGGCATGCTGCCCTCCAGTTCCCCAACTGCAAGATTTATACTGTCACAACCAAGGCCATCCGTCAACTGTCCAACTCCAACATCCGTGGCCCTCCCAACCATAGGCAGGTcgcggtggagaggttgaccAAGCTTCCCTTTGCGGACAACCAGTTCGATCTCATCTCCGCTCGTGAGCTCCATGCTGTGCTGAAGATGTCGGGCGAGAACGGGGTGGACGAGTGGGACGCCTGTCTGGCCGAGTGCATGCGTGTCCTCAAGCCAGGAGGCTACATCGAGTTCAACCTCTTGGAtgccgacatcatcaacgcgGGAGAGTTGGGCAACGCCAAGGCGGTCGAGTTTGGGTTCGCGCTGCAGACTCTGGGATATGACGCCCGCCCGACAAAGAACTTCATCTCGAGGCTTGACAAGGCCGGTTTCGAGGATGTGAGGAGGGCGTGGGTTGCTATGCCGGTGGGACCCAAGAAGCTGCCCAAGCCGGTGGTGAGTGTCGGTcgggaggaggcgggcggggaggagagggaggttcTTCggatggaggcggtggtgagcgGGTCGAGCGATAATATTGCTGCTGTTACGGGGTTGGTTGCGGGGTGGAGTTGGGAGAAGTGGCTGTTGAGggcggagatggagagggcggcgggggagttgaggttggcggatACGGTTACGCCTGGGAAGGCGATGAAGGAGGCGGGGAAGATGATTGCTGATGTTAgcgctgttgttgaggaggggagggcgaaGGGGAGCTTGTTTAGGTGTTTGAAGGGGTATGCGAGGAAGCCGGTTCCTAAGCCCAAGGTGGAATTTGCGGATGAGTTGAATGAGTTGGATCGGAGTGGGAGCATCAGAATTTGCTTGGATACCGAGAGCTTGTATTGA
- the TMA22 gene encoding Translation machinery-associated protein 22 (BUSCO:EOG092652NQ; EggNog:ENOG503P1VJ; COG:J), which produces MAETSAASRHVTYCGVCTLPPEYCEYGGTTAKCQKWLEKSHPDLYSKIWSPEALSAATASLSLEAQERAAKDAKKKAAKAEAAEQKQAEKLSNSVVTIKRIERNKRKYVTSVSGLEAFGLDLKKVSKDFGKKFATGSSVTKTPSGGEEIVVQGDVSDEIEEFILEKYKDVPEDNIELVEDKKKKGAAAG; this is translated from the exons ATGGCCGAGACCTCTGCTGCCAGCCGGCATGTGACCTACTGTGGTG TGTGCACACTACCACCCGAG TACTGTGAATACGGCGGAACAACCGCCAAATGTCAGAAATGGCTCGAAAAGTCCCACCCGGACCTCTACTCCAAGATCTGGTCCCCCGAAGCCCTCTCCGCAGCAAccgcctctctctcccttgAAGCCCAGGAACGCGCCGCCAAAGACGCCAAAAAGAAGGCCGCGAAAGCCGAGGCCGCCGAACAGAAGCAGGCCGAAAAGCTCTCCAACAGCGTCGTCACCATCAAGCGGATCGAGCGCAACAAGCGCAAGTATGTCACCTCTGTCTCTGGGCTGGAGGCTTTTGGGTTGGACTTGAAAAAG GTGTCCAAGGACTTTGGTAAGAAATTCGCGACCGGCTCGTCCGtcaccaaaaccccctcggGCGGTGAGGAAATCGTAGTCCAGGGTGATGTCAGTGATGAAATTGAGGAGTTCATCCTCGAAAAGTACAAGGATGTGCCCGAGGATAACATTGAGCTGGTAGAAgataagaagaagaagggggctgctgctggttaa